In Rahnella aquatilis CIP 78.65 = ATCC 33071, one DNA window encodes the following:
- a CDS encoding GNAT family acetyltransferase, with translation MEIRVYRQEDFEEVLTLWERCDLLRPWNDPELDIERKINHSPEFFLVAEVGGEVVGTLMGGYDGHRGSANYLGVHPDYRGRGIANALVNRLEKKLIARGCPKMNLMVRAENDAVVSMYEKLGYEISDTLLLGKRLIEDQEY, from the coding sequence ATGGAAATTCGCGTATACCGTCAAGAAGATTTCGAAGAAGTACTGACCTTATGGGAGCGCTGCGATTTACTGCGTCCGTGGAATGATCCTGAGCTGGATATTGAACGTAAAATTAACCACAGCCCGGAATTTTTCCTGGTGGCAGAAGTCGGAGGCGAAGTGGTAGGCACGCTAATGGGGGGCTATGACGGTCATCGTGGTTCGGCGAATTATCTGGGTGTGCATCCGGATTATCGCGGACGCGGCATTGCCAATGCACTGGTTAACCGTCTGGAGAAGAAGTTAATCGCCCGTGGCTGCCCGAAGATGAATTTAATGGTACGTGCTGAAAACGATGCGGTGGTCAGCATGTATGAAAAACTGGGTTATGAAATCTCGGATACCCTTTTGCTGGGTAAACGTTTGATTGAAGATCAAGAGTACTGA